A single Pararhizobium sp. A13 DNA region contains:
- a CDS encoding VOC family protein encodes MTSATNTAKVQTVDMKLEVVVIPVSDVDRAKRFYDGLGWRLDADFAVGETFRVVQFTPPGSPSSIHFGTGLTSAAPGSASGLYLVVSEIEAARAELIGRGADVSEIIHRAGPGQPPVSGRDPERRSYRSYASFSDPDGNGWLLQEVTERLPGRVDADITTFTSSTELAAALRRAAAAHGEHEKRTGGKHDENWPDWYADYIVKEQAGKPLPS; translated from the coding sequence ATGACCAGTGCAACCAACACCGCGAAAGTGCAAACGGTCGACATGAAGCTTGAGGTCGTCGTTATCCCTGTCTCGGACGTCGATCGCGCCAAGCGTTTTTATGACGGCCTGGGTTGGAGGCTCGACGCCGACTTCGCCGTCGGTGAGACGTTTCGGGTCGTGCAGTTTACGCCGCCAGGCTCGCCGAGCTCGATCCACTTCGGCACGGGGCTGACGTCGGCCGCGCCCGGCTCGGCAAGCGGGCTCTATCTTGTCGTGTCGGAAATCGAGGCCGCGCGCGCCGAACTTATCGGTCGCGGCGCCGACGTGAGCGAGATCATCCACCGCGCCGGTCCTGGACAGCCGCCGGTCAGCGGTCGGGATCCGGAGCGGCGCAGCTACCGCTCCTACGCCTCGTTCAGCGATCCGGACGGCAACGGCTGGCTACTCCAGGAAGTAACCGAGCGATTGCCTGGACGCGTGGATGCGGACATCACGACCTTTACCTCGTCGACCGAGCTCGCGGCGGCGCTCCGGCGTGCGGCCGCCGCGCATGGCGAACACGAGAAGCGAACGGGCGGCAAGCATGATGAGAATTGGCCGGACTGGTATGCCGACTACATTGTAAAGGAGCAGGCCGGCAAGCCGCTGCCGTCGTAA
- a CDS encoding ABC transporter substrate-binding protein, translated as MRILILFLVIFLPFAAAAQETRTFNDDAGRTVTVPARPTRIASLHDIDITIPLIELGVIPAASHGRVGLHGTPYIRSGALLTGVDFDSSGMIYVGSNDIDLETLAETKPDLIINATGRPTPVEALEKIAPTVVIDATRLGAPHVYARLAELTGTQAKLAVLDRRYRSGIAALKQAVDTSSITVSVFQPLNGKINTYHTYRALGRVLRDAGFRFPKVIDAIPEGERIEVSAERLPEFDANFIFDPYRTDTGGTSADEIAAMEEVMPDFCNFLKACREGRYIMVSREEAISNSYAALALMTAAVQASIAMRPLVD; from the coding sequence ATGCGAATCCTGATCCTGTTCCTCGTCATCTTCCTGCCGTTTGCCGCGGCCGCGCAGGAAACCCGCACCTTCAACGACGACGCCGGAAGAACGGTGACGGTCCCGGCGCGCCCTACGCGGATCGCTTCGCTGCACGACATCGACATCACCATTCCACTGATCGAACTCGGTGTCATTCCGGCGGCAAGCCATGGGCGCGTAGGGCTTCACGGCACGCCGTATATCCGTTCCGGCGCTCTTCTCACGGGTGTCGACTTCGACAGCTCCGGCATGATCTATGTCGGATCGAACGACATCGATCTAGAAACCCTCGCGGAAACCAAACCCGACCTGATCATTAACGCCACAGGACGGCCGACCCCGGTTGAAGCGCTCGAAAAAATCGCACCGACCGTCGTCATCGATGCGACCCGCCTCGGCGCACCGCACGTCTACGCTCGCCTTGCGGAGCTGACCGGTACGCAGGCCAAGCTTGCGGTGCTCGACCGACGATACCGCAGCGGGATCGCCGCCTTGAAGCAAGCCGTCGACACGTCGAGCATCACCGTGTCGGTCTTCCAGCCGCTGAACGGCAAGATCAATACGTACCACACCTATCGCGCGCTCGGCCGGGTGTTGAGGGATGCAGGCTTCCGCTTCCCGAAGGTGATCGATGCCATTCCGGAAGGAGAGCGCATCGAGGTCAGCGCCGAGCGTCTGCCCGAATTCGACGCGAATTTCATTTTTGATCCCTACCGAACCGATACAGGCGGAACTTCGGCCGACGAGATCGCGGCCATGGAGGAGGTCATGCCCGACTTCTGCAATTTTCTGAAGGCGTGCAGGGAGGGACGCTACATCATGGTTTCGCGTGAGGAGGCGATTTCCAACAGCTACGCCGCCCTCGCCCTGATGACGGCCGCGGTCCAGGCAAGCATCGCAATGCGTCCGTTGGTCGATTAG
- a CDS encoding epoxide hydrolase family protein, whose translation MSRPYSLIGKRNRLAASALAGAIAIFLPAVVAYAETSSPVRSGVEVAQASVNGASEAQPAVDETIRPFQFRATDEALADLRRRIAATKWPEQELVNDATQGVQLATMQKLAHYWSTDYDWRKAEERLNALPQFVTNIDGVDIHFIHVRSKHKNAMPLIATHGWPGSIIEQLKIIDPLTNPTAHGGSEADAFDIVIPSLPGHGFSGKPTELGWDPVRTARAWTVLMKRLGYTKFVAQGGDWGDAVTEQMAVQAPPELLGIHTNMPATVPDGIHKILEAGGPAPSDLTPEERRAYDQLDFLYKNGLAYAQEMSKRPQTLYGIEDSPIGLAGWMLDHDALSYALIARVFDGQPEGLTRDDVLDNITLYWLTNTAVSSARLYWENKLAFFAPKGVLIPVAVSAFPDELYQAPRSWAEKAFPKLIHYNRLDKGGHFAAWEQPETFTQELRASFRSLRQSM comes from the coding sequence ATGTCGAGACCCTATTCGCTGATTGGCAAGCGCAATCGTCTTGCCGCCTCCGCATTGGCTGGAGCGATAGCAATCTTTCTTCCCGCGGTCGTGGCTTATGCCGAAACGAGCTCCCCTGTGCGGAGCGGCGTCGAGGTTGCGCAGGCTTCCGTAAACGGTGCGTCCGAAGCCCAGCCGGCTGTCGACGAAACCATCCGTCCATTCCAGTTCCGTGCAACCGATGAGGCCCTTGCCGACCTGCGGCGGCGCATCGCCGCAACCAAGTGGCCCGAGCAGGAGCTGGTGAACGATGCAACCCAAGGCGTGCAGCTCGCGACCATGCAGAAGCTCGCACACTATTGGTCGACGGATTACGACTGGCGCAAAGCCGAAGAAAGGCTCAACGCCTTGCCGCAGTTCGTGACCAACATCGACGGGGTCGACATCCATTTCATTCACGTGCGTTCGAAACACAAGAACGCGATGCCGTTGATCGCCACACACGGGTGGCCCGGTTCGATCATAGAGCAACTGAAGATCATCGATCCGCTGACGAACCCCACGGCACACGGTGGGAGCGAAGCGGATGCTTTCGACATCGTCATTCCCTCGTTGCCCGGGCATGGATTTTCGGGGAAACCCACCGAGCTCGGCTGGGATCCAGTCCGGACCGCACGCGCCTGGACGGTGCTGATGAAGCGTCTGGGTTATACGAAATTTGTCGCACAGGGTGGCGATTGGGGGGATGCAGTCACAGAGCAGATGGCGGTTCAGGCACCGCCGGAGCTGCTCGGCATTCACACCAACATGCCGGCGACTGTGCCGGACGGGATCCACAAGATCCTGGAGGCTGGCGGCCCGGCGCCGTCCGATCTCACGCCCGAAGAGCGTCGCGCGTATGATCAGCTCGACTTCCTTTACAAGAACGGGCTCGCCTACGCTCAGGAGATGAGCAAACGCCCGCAGACGCTGTACGGAATTGAAGATTCGCCGATCGGCCTGGCTGGCTGGATGCTCGACCACGATGCACTGAGCTATGCCCTTATCGCGCGCGTATTCGATGGCCAGCCTGAGGGCCTTACACGCGATGACGTGCTCGACAACATTACTCTGTACTGGCTGACAAATACGGCGGTATCCTCGGCTCGCCTGTATTGGGAAAACAAACTCGCCTTCTTTGCTCCGAAGGGTGTTTTGATACCGGTTGCCGTAAGCGCGTTTCCGGACGAGCTCTACCAGGCACCGCGATCCTGGGCAGAGAAAGCGTTTCCCAAGCTCATTCACTACAACCGGCTCGACAAAGGCGGGCACTTTGCAGCCTGGGAACAGCCGGAAACCTTCACCCAGGAGCTTAGAGCCTCGTTCAGGTCGCTGCGTCAGTCGATGTGA
- a CDS encoding iron ABC transporter permease, which translates to MSVRDGFHAYRRIVLGPLAMKVHRQRLTIAVVLFASLALASLGALATGSGRAGLAELLAFIASGDGTAAQALSVVGDLRLPRVVMALACGAMLGLSGAALQTLTRNGLADPGLLGVREGASLAVISLMLAFPNAPLLSRPFVGMFGGLCVAVAAIAIARTLSGLRFILIGIGLSWFLSAVLALILTAADIDRVQAAMVWMAGSLAGVQSEMLPVALVSLMIGGSLLIVTARAADVSLLGETTAIGLGVRIGLLRIATIAAPVLLTATAVSCAGSLGFVGLIAPHLSRQIINGGQGMLLAGSAIFGAGLVLVADTIGRTLFAPLQIPAGIVLAIIGVGLLVTLIWRRRDRI; encoded by the coding sequence GTGAGTGTGCGGGACGGCTTCCACGCCTACCGGCGAATCGTGCTCGGTCCCCTTGCCATGAAGGTTCACCGGCAAAGGTTGACGATCGCCGTGGTTCTTTTCGCATCGCTCGCCCTCGCGAGCCTGGGCGCACTGGCCACCGGAAGCGGGCGGGCGGGCCTGGCAGAACTCCTCGCCTTTATCGCGAGTGGGGACGGTACGGCCGCCCAAGCACTGTCCGTTGTCGGCGATCTCCGGCTGCCGCGCGTCGTTATGGCGCTCGCTTGCGGTGCGATGCTCGGTCTTTCGGGTGCCGCTCTTCAAACACTGACCCGCAACGGCCTGGCCGATCCCGGGCTGCTTGGCGTCAGGGAAGGAGCCAGCCTCGCGGTGATCTCCCTCATGCTCGCCTTCCCGAATGCGCCGCTTCTAAGCCGACCCTTCGTCGGTATGTTCGGCGGTCTGTGCGTGGCCGTCGCCGCAATTGCGATCGCCCGAACTCTGTCCGGCCTGCGCTTCATTCTCATCGGCATCGGTCTTTCCTGGTTCCTGTCGGCGGTGCTCGCACTGATCCTGACGGCGGCGGACATCGACAGAGTCCAGGCTGCCATGGTCTGGATGGCCGGCAGCCTGGCCGGCGTGCAGAGCGAAATGCTCCCGGTCGCCCTCGTAAGCCTGATGATCGGAGGAAGTCTTCTGATTGTGACCGCGCGTGCCGCCGATGTCAGCCTGCTGGGCGAGACAACTGCCATTGGTCTTGGCGTCCGCATCGGACTGCTGCGTATTGCAACGATCGCCGCCCCCGTCTTGCTCACTGCAACGGCGGTTTCCTGCGCCGGCAGCTTAGGGTTTGTCGGCTTGATAGCGCCACATCTCTCCCGGCAGATCATCAACGGTGGCCAAGGCATGCTACTGGCAGGCAGTGCGATTTTCGGGGCCGGCCTCGTCCTCGTTGCCGATACGATCGGCCGCACGCTGTTTGCGCCCTTGCAGATTCCGGCCGGAATCGTGCTCGCCATCATCGGCGTCGGCCTGCTCGTCACACTCATCTGGCGCCGGCGCGACCGGATATGA
- a CDS encoding GlxA family transcriptional regulator: MHKIGYVVFPGFQLLGFAAVTAFEIANIQLGGSAYEITLLSESGGEIKSSAGFGVITKAFGGTTYDTVMFGAGTAIEPMTPGLIEFARHSLQTSRRLAAPCTGAFILAESGLLDGRRATTHWFFARQLRERFPAVRVEEDRIFIVDGTVWTSAGMTASIDLALAMVEKDHGQDVARSVARKLVVYHRRAGGQSQFSALLELDPKSDRIQKSVNYAKANLRSVLSVEELADAAGLSARQFSRAFRAETGQSPAKAVENLRVEAARLMMEQGRHSMDVIAEETGFADSDRMRRAFLRTLGQPPQTIRRNARESAMAP; the protein is encoded by the coding sequence ATGCACAAAATCGGCTACGTCGTCTTTCCAGGATTTCAACTCTTGGGTTTTGCAGCGGTAACTGCCTTCGAGATCGCCAACATTCAGCTTGGAGGGTCGGCTTACGAGATAACGCTGCTTTCCGAAAGCGGCGGTGAGATCAAGTCGTCCGCTGGTTTTGGGGTCATCACGAAAGCCTTCGGCGGTACGACTTACGACACGGTGATGTTCGGAGCCGGCACAGCGATCGAGCCAATGACACCAGGACTGATCGAATTCGCGCGTCATTCCCTGCAAACCTCGCGGAGGCTGGCCGCACCCTGTACCGGCGCCTTCATCCTTGCGGAATCCGGACTGCTGGACGGGCGCCGTGCGACGACGCACTGGTTTTTTGCACGCCAACTCCGGGAGCGCTTCCCGGCCGTCAGGGTCGAGGAGGATCGCATCTTCATCGTCGACGGCACCGTGTGGACGTCGGCAGGGATGACGGCGAGCATCGACCTGGCTCTCGCGATGGTCGAGAAGGACCACGGCCAAGACGTTGCGCGCTCGGTCGCACGCAAGCTCGTGGTTTACCACCGCAGGGCCGGCGGCCAATCGCAGTTTTCGGCGCTGCTGGAACTGGACCCGAAGTCGGACCGGATCCAGAAATCGGTCAACTACGCCAAGGCTAACCTGCGTAGCGTTCTATCAGTGGAGGAGCTGGCGGATGCGGCGGGTTTGAGTGCGCGTCAGTTCAGCCGGGCCTTCCGCGCCGAGACGGGGCAGTCGCCCGCCAAGGCGGTGGAGAACCTGCGCGTGGAGGCGGCGCGGCTGATGATGGAACAAGGCCGCCACTCCATGGACGTGATCGCGGAGGAAACCGGATTTGCCGATAGTGATCGCATGCGCCGGGCTTTTCTCCGGACGCTCGGACAGCCGCCCCAGACGATCCGGCGCAACGCGCGCGAAAGCGCAATGGCACCATGA
- a CDS encoding MurR/RpiR family transcriptional regulator — MPQPRRPQSRHKRRDSYGERLKKHRNSLSPSLLNVAEYIDGHRHAVLGKSALEIARDTGTSDATVIRAIQMLGFDGLLDLKDTLEAYLGHTDSPSEKMASTVEVLVDGADSAIDFVLADQANAMTALSSPENRKNLAEAARLAATALRIGFFGIGASGIIAEYAARLFLRSGYLSYTLNRTGISLAEQLLELQEGDVLLMMLHGRPHREAMATIYEAERLQVPIIMVVGKADTVLLKHAATQIVLPRAKSEHVALHAPALSCVEALMLTLTTMDQQRTLSSIDRLIEIRQQIRPSKR, encoded by the coding sequence ATGCCCCAGCCCCGTAGACCTCAATCCCGACACAAGCGCCGCGACTCTTACGGCGAACGTTTGAAGAAACACAGAAACAGCTTGTCGCCGAGCCTGTTGAATGTTGCGGAATACATCGACGGACATCGCCATGCCGTTCTCGGCAAATCCGCCCTTGAGATCGCTCGTGATACCGGAACCTCTGACGCGACGGTCATTCGCGCGATCCAAATGCTGGGTTTTGACGGTCTGCTCGATCTCAAGGACACATTGGAAGCCTATCTTGGCCATACGGATTCGCCGTCGGAAAAGATGGCTTCCACTGTAGAGGTGCTGGTTGACGGTGCTGACTCTGCGATCGATTTCGTGCTGGCCGACCAGGCCAATGCGATGACAGCCCTTTCTTCACCGGAGAATCGCAAGAACCTCGCCGAGGCGGCCCGTTTGGCAGCAACTGCCCTCAGGATCGGATTTTTTGGAATCGGAGCCTCCGGCATAATAGCGGAATACGCCGCTCGGCTGTTCCTTCGCTCGGGCTACCTTTCCTACACCTTAAACAGGACCGGCATATCGCTGGCCGAGCAACTGCTGGAATTGCAGGAAGGCGATGTTCTGCTGATGATGCTTCACGGTCGCCCCCATAGAGAGGCGATGGCGACCATCTATGAGGCGGAACGCCTGCAGGTGCCAATCATCATGGTCGTCGGCAAGGCCGACACGGTTCTGCTTAAACATGCCGCCACCCAGATCGTTCTTCCACGTGCAAAAAGTGAACATGTCGCCCTCCATGCGCCAGCACTATCATGCGTGGAGGCGCTCATGCTCACCCTGACGACGATGGATCAGCAGAGGACTCTATCCTCCATCGATCGCCTCATCGAAATCCGCCAGCAGATCCGGCCGAGTAAACGTTAG
- a CDS encoding SDR family oxidoreductase, whose product MTENSNGTALITGASSGIGAIYADRLARRGYDLILVARNKARLNALAEHLTDETGRAVEVVAADLGNKDDLGRVETVLRTDASITTLVNNAGVGATAPLLASDVDKMEEMIALNVSALTRLTYAAVPGFVKRGAGSIINISSIVGIAPEVLNGVYGGSKAFVLAFTLSLQKELADKNIRVQAVLPGATATDFWAIAGTPLEHVPSEIVMSAEDMVDAAFAGFDLGERITIPSLPDAGDWEAYEAARQKLMPSLSLSAPAARYRAGGE is encoded by the coding sequence ATGACTGAGAACTCGAACGGTACCGCACTGATTACCGGGGCTTCCTCTGGCATCGGCGCGATCTATGCCGATCGCCTGGCGCGCCGGGGCTATGACCTGATCCTCGTGGCCCGCAATAAGGCGCGTCTCAATGCGCTGGCTGAGCACCTCACCGATGAGACGGGCCGCGCGGTCGAGGTGGTCGCGGCGGACCTTGGCAACAAGGATGATCTCGGCCGCGTTGAGACGGTGCTTCGGACCGACGCCAGCATCACCACGCTGGTCAACAATGCCGGCGTCGGCGCGACCGCCCCGCTGCTGGCGTCTGATGTCGACAAGATGGAAGAGATGATCGCGCTGAACGTCAGCGCGCTGACGCGGCTGACCTATGCTGCGGTGCCCGGCTTCGTGAAGCGTGGCGCCGGCTCGATCATCAACATCAGTTCGATCGTCGGTATCGCGCCAGAAGTGCTGAACGGCGTGTACGGCGGAAGCAAGGCATTCGTGCTGGCCTTCACCTTGTCGCTTCAGAAGGAGCTTGCTGACAAGAATATCCGCGTCCAGGCCGTTCTTCCGGGGGCTACGGCGACCGATTTCTGGGCCATCGCCGGTACGCCCCTGGAGCATGTGCCGAGCGAGATCGTCATGTCCGCCGAGGACATGGTGGATGCCGCATTTGCCGGCTTCGATCTCGGCGAGCGGATTACCATTCCGTCGCTTCCGGACGCAGGCGACTGGGAGGCTTACGAAGCGGCGCGGCAGAAGCTCATGCCGAGCCTTTCCCTCAGCGCGCCTGCCGCCCGATATCGAGCTGGGGGAGAATGA
- a CDS encoding iron ABC transporter permease, which produces MTSRCRIRRHSFLAGWLWLSPTLAATLLLAILHLSTGARPVPISVLVEAATAFDPGSFDQQVLVNLRLPRLVAALICGASSAMAGLLLQSLLRNPLGEPHILGLNAGASLAVVASAALPAALQPQGLTRSLLAATGGGALFLIVLTIASAGRVGLTMTKLIFCGIALSALASAFVSAILILDQDTLEQVRLWLVGDLAGVSRPDVVSALPMVVAAMLAAAMITPRLDAMALGDASATGLGVPVRSTRIIGLCAAAALSGAAVAVAGPIGFIGLIVPAIARKLAGGPHIVALVLAAALGAALLVAADIAARNLLPSHEIATGITTALVGAPVFLLLVARTIK; this is translated from the coding sequence ATGACGTCCCGCTGCCGCATACGGCGTCATTCCTTTCTCGCTGGTTGGCTTTGGCTCTCGCCGACATTGGCTGCAACGCTCCTGCTTGCGATCCTGCATCTATCGACGGGAGCCCGACCCGTACCGATTTCCGTTCTCGTCGAGGCAGCGACGGCTTTCGATCCGGGCTCGTTCGATCAGCAGGTACTCGTGAACCTGCGCCTGCCCCGTCTCGTCGCCGCACTTATATGCGGCGCCTCGTCTGCGATGGCGGGGCTGCTATTGCAGTCATTGTTGCGGAATCCGCTGGGAGAACCACATATTCTCGGCCTGAACGCGGGCGCAAGCCTTGCGGTGGTCGCCAGTGCCGCCCTGCCTGCCGCCCTCCAGCCGCAAGGTCTTACCCGCTCCCTTCTGGCGGCGACCGGCGGCGGCGCACTGTTTCTCATCGTGCTCACCATTGCCTCGGCCGGGCGCGTCGGCTTGACGATGACCAAGCTGATCTTCTGCGGAATAGCACTGTCGGCACTGGCGTCGGCCTTCGTTTCGGCCATCCTGATTCTCGACCAGGACACCCTGGAACAGGTACGCCTCTGGCTGGTGGGGGACCTCGCCGGGGTTTCGCGGCCTGACGTCGTTTCAGCCCTTCCAATGGTGGTGGCCGCCATGCTGGCCGCAGCAATGATCACTCCGCGCCTCGATGCCATGGCGCTGGGCGACGCCTCCGCGACAGGGCTCGGGGTGCCGGTCCGCTCCACGCGGATCATCGGACTCTGCGCCGCCGCCGCCCTTTCGGGCGCCGCTGTTGCTGTCGCGGGGCCGATCGGGTTCATCGGGTTGATCGTGCCGGCGATCGCCCGCAAGCTTGCAGGCGGACCGCACATCGTTGCCCTTGTCCTTGCCGCAGCCCTCGGTGCGGCGCTTCTCGTGGCTGCCGACATCGCGGCGCGGAACCTGTTGCCCTCGCATGAGATCGCGACCGGCATCACGACCGCCCTTGTCGGCGCCCCCGTCTTCCTCCTTCTCGTGGCAAGGACGATCAAGTGA